The Plectropomus leopardus isolate mb chromosome 1, YSFRI_Pleo_2.0, whole genome shotgun sequence sequence GCCTCATTAAGATCTTGGACATTGCCGACGGGGCAGGCTTCATTTCCTGCCCCTTCTGCAGACACCAAACCGAGATCACAGAGTATGAGATATCAGCCCTCCCTGATGATGCCATCATCATGTCCCATTTGGCAATGCGGGACAAATCCTGGAGCTCCGACCACAATAGGGAGGTGGTCCTGACTCCAACgagtttctcctcctccagcccgTCTCACGACTCCTCCAACTGCCTGGTCATCACTATAATGGAGGTGCAGAGGGACTTGCAGCACTCGCCAAGCCAAAATGGCAGCTCTGACGTCTATGCTGAGCAGAGCCTGGACTCTGTATCGATGGGCTCCAATGGGCCGGCTGATCAGGACGCCCTGTCCAAGTTCTGTAATCATGTCCCACGCATCCTGGTCTGGCTGCTGGGTTTCTTGTACTTTGGATCACTGCCTCTAGGAATCTACTTGTTGGTGATCCAAAGAGTGACGCTGGGCATTGTGTGCGTTAGCTTGGTTCCATCAAGCCTGACAGTTTGCCTGGTCTACGGGTTCTGCCAGTGTCTATGCCAGGGCATGTGTGACTGCTCCTCCAGGGGCTGATAGGACACTATCCAAAAACTGGTGGTGTGAGGTTGGGTCAAAGTCAGCTGCAGTAAACAGgtatttgatgtgttttgtgaATAGATGGTGGGCCAGGGGTAAAGATGATGACCTCTCTTACACAGACTTTGCAAGTCTACCTGTTTATTATCTTCATGCAAATAATGGGCCAGCAAAGAAACCTCTAGCATTGGTCCGTCCTTTTGTTAGGCCAGCCGGTTTGACCAGTTTGGCCCACCAGGAACAGAGCCCCTGACAAGGTGTGTTAGTCGGAGCAGCGCCTACATTTCTGTAATGTATTTCTGTAACCTTAATTTGTTCGGTGTTGTGTGTATGACCTAGCCTAACATCACATTTGGGAGCAGACTTTTAATCTTTGACTTGCATATCGACAGCTCTGATAGAGTCCTGGGCCCTCATTTATCAACGCCGTGTACCCAACAAAAATCTTGCACGCAATCGTCTGAATATTTACTACTCTCAGgatgtttttaagttaattaacaatTGCATTTAAGCATGATTGATTGACTTTCTTAATTTCCATGTCTTACACACAACATGCTCGAGCCTCATGGATTTACAAGACACCAAAAGTGCAGTTGCACTGGTCaaacatttcattatatttcatttcattacataTTTACTTGTTGTTTTACAGCTCAGTCTGAAACAAAATATTCCGCTCTCTCTTCTGAAGCACAAGTAAGGTTTTTCATAATCACCCAGCCAAACAAAATCAACGTAAATGGATGTCATTTTCACATAAAGCACATCCCACATGTCCTTACAAatagaacaacaaaacaaaaaaatgaaactcaaTTTCACCTAGCTCACATATGACTGGACAATTGCAGGTACAAACAGTGTTGTGGCTATTTTTGGATACCAGTTAAACTTAAATGCACCTCTTAGGCactaattaacaataaaaatactgcaaatgtttctttttttcccacaaatttttttgttagtgttcATCCCATCTACAAGACAGCATTCGTGGAGGCACTACATGTTACCAAGTAAAAGGTATTTCAAAGATGAACACATATAAATTATGATACTGGTCTTTCTATCAGCTCTAAAAAGCGTGTGgattgtttgttgtattttttgtcgCCTATTTTACTGCCACAGCAATGGCTTTGGGCACAGGTCTGATGAGGTTGTTAGTATTGCTTACTAAATGTGCCCCCCTGTTGTCTCCCTATCTTTCTTTGCCTCAAATGCAGACAATGCTACTCACAGTTGTTGTGTTAAATAGATTTAGTTAATGTGAGGCATAAACCAGATTCATATCTCAGGTTTTTTGATACTCTTTTAGTGATACGCAACAAACTTTTCATTGAGTTCCTTCTTGGGTTGAACATAGCAAGGTTGCTCTGTTGAATTTTGTGGTACCGGTTGTTAAAAGCTAACTTGCCTTGATGTGGGAGTCCTCATGCTGTTAGTCACATGCACATAGTGCCATACTAAAGCCATGTGGATTTGATGTTGAGTAGCACCTCAAGGTTGTGTGCATTATTCATGTGGTATCTTGATTTTGCATGTAAGCGAAAAGCTCCCCTACATGTACCATGCTGGCATATGGAAGAAAGGTCACAATAAACGATGGTGtcattttaacataatttccCATGCATTCGCaggaaaaatgccatttttgatcATGTCTGCTGAAGCTTTAAAGTCCCCCGTGCGAACTAAAAAGTGGTTTCCCCTGTGACCAAGacatacatttttgtgtcagaAGTTTGTCTCCTGGGAATTCTTGAACTGTACAGTCATACCCAGCAATGTGTGACATTTGGCTatttaaaagaataagaaaTGAATTCAAAAAGAATTTAGGGTACACATTGAGCATTTCGTTTTGAGAGTGGAATTGTTCACGAGCATGGTGGTTTATAATTTGTGGGTTTTATTAATTCAGATGACTTTGGGGGTTGCTTGGAGCATTATGCACATTTGACAGGAACTGAATTTCttcacacacattcaacatTTTCCCCCTAGGAGCCAATTTAGAACCTTTTCTGTACAATGTTGATAACTGAGGGCCCTTGGCTTAtaacttttatatatatttaatgctAAACTTCAGGTGATGACATTTCTCATCAAAATGGATATGTAGCATTTTGGAATGTTAATTCATTTCATGCTAAACCCCTCCTCTATAAGTCCTGCTTATTCTAAATGGactggtaaatggtaaatggactgttcAGGCTCTGACGTTTGGGTTCTATATATCCTTTCTTACCTTTCCTTTCTCACCTTCTTTCTACCACTGTTTCTCTATGTGTCTCCATACCTGCTCCctctgttttcctgtgtttctgtctgtgatctcctgatctcctgcagctctcagcTTAGTGCCACACTACTGATTACAGAAGCTACAATCAAATAAATGGAgaattattttctacatttctgtttgtggaCTTATTTTATGTCTGCTGCATGCTTATTTAGTCTGCAACAGTCAACATCACTTTCATCATAGTTCAATCTTGCATTGTTTGTCTTATCAAGCTCAAGGAGAcaagatgctgttttttttttcaatttctaacCAATAAAATTACAAAGCCGTGGGCTTATTTGTTATTCTGCTGAGAAAACAAGAGGGACATTTTAATCTCCAATCAATTTCTAAAGTCTCTGATAACCATGGacacttaacatttttttttacattttttttatgtagcagatacattgaaacttgTTTAAATAGTTTTCAAGTATGTTTCaataatgctgtggttaatgtgtagCTTGGTTTAGGCAAAttgttatggttaggaaaagattttTCATTGAaggttattattatcattattattggcTTTTTGCCTTGATCAGAGAGATAGGACtgcttaagtgtgaaagggagagagagaggagatgacctGCAACAAGGGGCCGCAAGTTGGAGTggaacctgcagccgctgcggcaaggacacttAACCTCTGTACATGAGGTGCGCGCTCTACCAGTTGCACTACTGGGTGCCCCtggaaaagatcattttttgtctAAAAGTACCCGATGTAGAGGGCACAATACCAGCTGGAAAATCAGCTgatgtttcagtaaaaaacaaccccttttcatggcactattccggcaggaaacacagcaatgtctctgaataaagcccattttccactgcacaagaaaaccaaacaaaaccaaaaaaaaccactaaCACCCTGACGCAGATAGCTCTGCAGTAGTCTTAGGTAATAatctttaacacacacatgaacacgcACAGGGTCGACAGTAGTCTGCAGCTTTGCTCGCCATGCcaaggtgtcacaccatccccCATCCCCTTCACCTCCCTATAGCGAAGTCAGCTTATATACTACTTAAGAAACATagctgaaacatgcaaatgtaatatgtttatggtttgcagaaacgtacaatggaAACAATTTATTCTAGTGACTGAGCAGAGATTCTCCAAACCCTCACAAAATTGATAAGATGGAGATCTGATGGCACAAGATTAATTACAGTTGTTGccaaaagtgatcactccaaaatgagacattttcttTCACAATTAAAAATGGTAACTCAGCAAGgtagtatttcatttttaagctaTGAtggtcaaaaataataaatcaacaAAGTGCTGAAACTGGTTTATTCAGCACAACCAGCtagagacagacaaaagaaacaaagaaatgagaGATGACAGACAACAGCAGCAGGTCATACAGTAGAAAGAGATTTCATTTTCTGCCTGAGTTGGCAGAGCTGTAGGACAGAGTGCTTGTCAGTGGAGCGTTTGTCCTGTTGGTTTTATGAACTGACATCAGGACCCTGCTTTCATCTTTCTGAGCTGTGAGGCACGTTAAATTAAAAACCTCTCCTCCactacagttgaaaattagaaaattaccaCATTGGTCCAAATAAGATGACCCTGAACATGGGAGAAACTGTCCACAAATCATGGTACAAATCATGCAATGTGTAGCAGAGTGAAGTGTGCTTTGTCAAGGAGAAGTTAAGATACTTGagaattcaactttttttttttaagtttccaaGTAGGAGCCAGAGAGTGCCTTGAAACATTTATGCTCTAGCTGACACTATTAGCCAAATTGAGCTAATGAAGGCGGTGAAAGACTAATTGATTTCTTCAATTCTTTCATCACTTGCAATTTAAGCACTAGAGATAATGAGCTTAAGGTCAGAGTTCACAATTATTAACAGATCATGGGCAATCAGTGTTATGTGAATGTTCTTGGAAAAGGAATATCAGCCAAcagcagaggggaagaaaagTGAACTTACACTGACGCCAAGCAGCATGGGTCACGCAAACCTGTGACCTGGCTATATTTATACATGCATTCACtaaaatattcaacattttaaggtgtttcaaagagaaggaggagcaTTAATTTTAATTACACATGAATAATGTAGTTGCAatctgctctctttttttatggCACACAATCCTTATCTTCAGTTCTTAAGGTGCATTGCAATCACTAAAGGTTGTTAGTCAAAGGTTGAGTCGAGTTTTTAGTTTATCACTAAAAAAAGCAACTGCTGGAAATTGATAGCATTTCAGGTTGGTATGAAAAGTGAGAGGCAGATAACTTTGAATTAGCATTCCTATCTCAGAGTGAATCACCTGCTGCTGTGAGAATGAGCGTCTCATCAGCAGCCcccatcagctgctgcagtggaaTACAAAAGGGTCTGTTCtgtggaaaatgtaaaaagctaAGCCAAGAAATGTACAGCATTTGAAATTCAATTCTGATGTCTTCTGGGGAATCATTGAGCTTTAAAATGGaacatttgtgaaaatgtaaagcCATCATCTAGCAGACGTTTAGTGTCATTTGAACAGATTGGCCGCGATCAATTGATACGAGTTCAGAGTTTATTTGAGGTCGTCAAACAGGGAGGGGATGGGGGCGAGAAGGAGGTCATGCGCTTGTGGAAAGATGCTGTATCTGGTACTTGGCCTCAAATATCTTGTAACTGGTCTCACAAgcccttttacacagaaatagCGCTATAGAGGTGCTACTATTCCTTTCTTTACGCCGCCTATGCATTTTTACTTAACCCTAAACACCTGCAGCATCATGCCacaccagtgtgtgatttttagatagcatgccagcATCCCGGAAGCCGTGACAGGCGTGACTTTTAACACAACGATGCAAGCTTTTGGTGTCATAAATAACATACCTGTTGGCAGTGTTttcttaacaataacaatggcataacacgGCAATGACAATCATATTCCAACCCAGTTACGTGGTGGCTGATCTCGTCTTCTGCTCTGAGGATAAGGAGCTCCCAAacttcattgttttcccaattttagGATATGTGCTTCTTCTTTGGGTTAGCTGCGAATTGCtacaagctgctttttaaatctcctacGATGCACAACACTCCTCACACCCATTCTTCTGGCTGtcctgtttacacacacacacacacacacaccatatcGGTGCTGTTACTACCGACCGTGCCAACTCAAAGGTGAGGCAATTCTTTCCCCCCATTCTGCAATTGCACCTTTTATGCAGAATGGCAAGGCAGCATAACAGTGTGATATTTcatacccaactcagaattagtcagtcgaatcagatttggctatTCAATACAAATAATCTATTGAAACTATTAAATTAttggctctttttttcacacagagTTTGAGAGATTGAACGGGGTTCAGCAGTTTGTTCAAGGTGACAGCAAAGTTCACGGATTGGAAATTTTTGCAGACacttaaaatcaaacaaaagccaaactGTATTGTATTAAGCTGTGAGCTGTATATTCACCTCTTCTAAGCATAAGGGAGAAGATAACACTATTTCGGAGCCTGACCAAGCAAAGCCTCTCTTCTTCTGTAAAGCTGTGTCCATGTCTGCAGCTTCCTGCAGAACATTGCCAGCAGCTTCGTGTTAGTCTACCAAAGAGCAGCGAGAAAATAAGGAGTGCTCATTCTGCAGGAAATCTGGGGACCCAAATGTCCCCAGATGGGccctggcaaaaaaaaaagaaacaactatGCTTTCAAGACTTGAAGGactctcagttgactgaggagGCTCTGTTTGATGAATTGAATCTCAAACTTTCAGCAAAACAGCTTTTCAGTCACAACCACTGAACTACTGATGTTATCAATCACAGCATCACATTGTTCATATAAGTGATGATGGGCAACATGGATGGCACCACATCCCATTTTAAGTAAAAGGACAATATCacaaagagaaagtaaaacatCCGTCTAATCATATATACAGACTAAAGAAGACCAAGAATGAAAGAATGATAGCCAGGTGGTTACACCGCATGCCATATTACCGCAATGTTGCAGATCTAAATCCAGCCTTGGGATGTCATACCTTTCTCTCTTCTCCATGTTTATACTGGTCTCTGTCAAATTAAGtcaaaaatgccaagaaaaaattctaaaaaaagaaaacagtctcTGTGTTATACAGTTCCAGTATAACAACTTACTGCAACACCTTGAAGATGAGGTATAATTCCACCTTTAAGTGCTCATCTTGGTCAATATCTAGTTCAGCTGGCAACAATTGAGAGGGTAGACTAATGAAGTACAAAAGGAGCAAGGGAATAATGTCCTctgaacatttaacatttacagcACTCCTCTTTCAATGGTCTGATCACCACCAAtagaactcacacacacacaaacacacacctcttcCTCTCTGGGCTGTTGCTATAGAGACACAATTAAAATTGTCAGAACAGAAcctctaaaatatttttccctgaTGTGTCTTGAATGACAAGAGCTGCTGACAGCTGGAACAGCTGGTCCGAGAGCAAGGCACTAATAATGCCAGACGAATGCCATGTTCACGTTCAGCATAACAAACAAGGGTTGCACCAACCAGTATTGCAGGACAACTGTCAAC is a genomic window containing:
- the zgc:165481 gene encoding E3 ubiquitin-protein ligase RNF182, yielding MKDSAAETTGVEEGESHTLGQEHDLKMSCPQTELEDECPPPEELECKICYQRYNANNRKPKILDCLHRVCARCLIKILDIADGAGFISCPFCRHQTEITEYEISALPDDAIIMSHLAMRDKSWSSDHNREVVLTPTSFSSSSPSHDSSNCLVITIMEVQRDLQHSPSQNGSSDVYAEQSLDSVSMGSNGPADQDALSKFCNHVPRILVWLLGFLYFGSLPLGIYLLVIQRVTLGIVCVSLVPSSLTVCLVYGFCQCLCQGMCDCSSRG